One region of Xylanimonas ulmi genomic DNA includes:
- a CDS encoding glycoside hydrolase family 43 protein, whose amino-acid sequence MSTFTNPAAYDDGVTRANPDPFVLRFRGRYYCYATGSDGVRVSVSPDLVTWKSLGLALTVEGRAEYWAPCVIYAQGAFWMYYSDRPQGSDDPHQEVLQVATSPLPQGPFRPRRRFFDTFSIDPHVVRDPQSGEYVMFYSTNDATGLAAENVGTSILIDRMTAMDRLAGQPRPVVLPTLDQEIFERNRFGDGRDWYTIEGATYFTHHDTAFLTYSGNAYVGTDYFIGYSRAAVRAADGSMTPVTDLHWSKFPSDYVYAPLVRRNDDVEGTGHNSVVKAPNLIDDWIVYHGRDADQVLDPRKEQRVMRVDRLYPDGDRLITDAPTASPQRVPAGPTIFEDFAAADLDTAWQVVSGRFSPLARTDAQAPAVRCEAGLGALLVHEREVSCFIAEVYVRAEPSDAGARYGVAPVFRSEADQVRVLIDSARREIEVAQVRRGIEERIAAAPLPVLDPTAWQHLRVERTFEVIDVWLDDLRLLTARTDDHAPSRIGLACAGTAAEFSAFTLTEHLDLWGERLRHLPKVFRSSRSVAVERGLRVGGRRPLRLTSDALPPASRIVHEVEILAPYGYAEVTLGDLAGKESVRARVVSGRYEIVHSAAGSQRRLAHGPLDAPRASVRMCALGSTFAIRIGGDAVDLPAPAWPDLRAQTELSGAVLHSFELTTASGTPPAGHHHKNASTTP is encoded by the coding sequence ATGAGCACCTTCACCAACCCGGCCGCATACGACGACGGCGTGACGCGAGCCAACCCCGACCCGTTCGTGCTGCGGTTCCGCGGGCGCTACTACTGCTACGCCACGGGATCAGACGGCGTCCGAGTGAGCGTCTCGCCTGATCTGGTGACTTGGAAGTCGCTCGGCCTCGCGCTGACCGTCGAGGGCCGAGCCGAGTACTGGGCGCCGTGCGTCATCTATGCCCAGGGCGCCTTTTGGATGTACTACTCGGACCGCCCGCAGGGGTCCGACGACCCCCACCAAGAGGTTCTTCAAGTCGCGACCAGTCCGCTGCCCCAAGGCCCGTTCCGCCCGCGTCGCCGGTTCTTCGACACGTTCTCGATTGATCCCCACGTGGTGCGTGACCCGCAGTCCGGCGAGTACGTCATGTTCTACTCGACGAACGACGCCACGGGACTCGCGGCAGAGAACGTTGGCACCTCGATCCTGATTGACCGGATGACGGCGATGGACCGCCTGGCTGGCCAGCCGCGCCCCGTCGTCCTGCCGACGCTCGACCAAGAGATCTTCGAGCGCAATCGCTTCGGAGATGGGCGCGACTGGTACACGATCGAGGGTGCCACGTACTTCACGCATCACGACACCGCGTTCCTGACCTACTCCGGCAACGCCTACGTCGGAACCGACTACTTCATCGGCTACTCACGCGCCGCCGTGCGCGCCGCGGACGGCTCGATGACGCCGGTGACCGACCTGCATTGGTCGAAGTTCCCGAGCGACTACGTCTACGCGCCGCTGGTGCGCCGCAACGATGACGTCGAGGGCACCGGACACAACTCGGTCGTCAAGGCGCCCAATCTGATCGACGACTGGATCGTCTACCACGGGCGCGACGCTGACCAGGTCCTCGACCCCCGCAAGGAGCAGCGGGTCATGCGGGTCGACCGTCTCTACCCGGACGGCGACCGGCTCATCACGGACGCGCCGACGGCGTCACCGCAGCGCGTCCCGGCCGGCCCGACGATCTTCGAGGACTTCGCCGCAGCCGACCTCGACACGGCCTGGCAGGTCGTCTCGGGCAGGTTCTCACCGCTCGCCCGCACCGACGCGCAGGCTCCAGCGGTCCGATGCGAGGCGGGCCTGGGCGCGCTCCTGGTCCATGAGCGCGAGGTGTCTTGCTTCATCGCCGAGGTGTACGTGCGAGCCGAGCCCTCCGACGCCGGCGCGCGATACGGCGTGGCTCCGGTCTTCCGCTCCGAGGCCGACCAGGTGCGCGTGCTCATCGACTCCGCCCGCCGCGAGATCGAGGTGGCGCAGGTGCGCCGCGGCATCGAAGAGCGGATCGCGGCTGCACCGTTGCCCGTGCTCGATCCGACGGCGTGGCAGCACCTGCGTGTCGAGCGCACCTTCGAGGTGATCGACGTCTGGCTTGACGACCTGCGCCTGCTCACTGCCCGGACGGACGACCACGCGCCCTCCCGCATCGGGCTCGCCTGCGCGGGGACGGCTGCCGAGTTCTCGGCGTTCACACTCACCGAGCACCTGGACTTGTGGGGGGAGCGACTGCGTCACCTGCCCAAGGTCTTCCGATCAAGCCGGAGCGTCGCCGTCGAGCGTGGATTGCGCGTCGGGGGGCGTCGGCCATTGCGGTTGACCTCCGACGCGCTGCCGCCCGCCTCGCGGATCGTCCACGAGGTCGAGATCCTCGCGCCGTACGGGTATGCCGAGGTCACCCTGGGCGACCTGGCGGGCAAGGAGAGCGTGCGCGCGCGCGTCGTGTCGGGTCGGTACGAGATCGTCCACTCCGCAGCCGGATCGCAGCGCCGACTCGCGCACGGCCCGCTCGACGCACCGCGTGCCTCGGTGCGGATGTGCGCCCTCGGGAGCACCTTCGCCATCCGCATCGGCGGCGACGCCGTCGACCTGCCCGCACCAGCCTGGCCCGACCTGCGGGCCCAGACGGAGCTCTCCGGGGCGGTGCTCCACAGCTTCGAGTTGACCACGGCAAGCGGGACCCCGCCTGCCGGCCACCACCACAAGAATGCGAGCACCACACCATGA